The DNA region GGGCAGCAACTTGGGTCCACTACTATTTATTCTCTTCATAAACGATCTCCACTTAGCCATTCCGGACCAACCCCTATTGATGTATGCAGACGACATCAAACTATACAGTACGATAAATAGTGTTCATGACTGCCAAAGAATGCAAGCATCgttaaatgtgttttccaATTGGTGTGCGTCCAACCTTCTTACCTTATGCGTCAATAAGTGCAACATTATTAGCTTCTATCGGAAAAAGCATCCAACAACCTACAACTATACCCTAAATAATCATCAACTGGCCCGTAAAAGCGTAATACGAGACCTTGGCACCATTCTTGACCACAAACTTACATTTAATGACCACTACAAAACTGTGATAGACAAAGGAAATCGTATACTTGGCTTCATTATGAGAAATGCTAATGACTTGAAGGACCCTATGTGCCTAAAAGCTTTATACACCTCGCTAGTTCGCTCAATATTAGAATTTAACTCTATCACTTGGACGCCATATTCCGCAGTTTGGATAAACAGACTAGAGTCAATTCAGCGCAGGTTCACCAAAATACTACTACGCACTACTAGGATTGCAACCCCTGTCCCACAGGCGAAATGTAGCCCAAGCTATCTTTATAGCCAAACTACTAAACAATGAAATTGACGCACCATCGCTACtagacaaaataaatatttctgcGCCGGAAAGGGCTCTGAGATCCAGAGACGCCATCAGAATCCCACACACAACTACGACATATGCCAGCAACGCCCCGATCATCGCTATGTCCAAAATGTTCAACATATTCAGTGCCCACCACGATTTCAATGTTAGCACGACTAGTTTTAAAACCAACATACTATTAAGATGGATGTCCACCACTAGCTAAAAATGTTCATGTTGTGATTCTGTTTTCATAGAAGATTGTAAACTCAAATGTAATAGTAACTGAAAGTTCAAACAGACTAAATTGTCCATTGAAcaaactaaactaaataaataaataaataaataagagaAACACCGTCAAGTCGAGCTCTGGCGTTTACGCCAAATACGCAATTAGAGCGTTTAAACCCAATACAGCCTTTTACGATGAATAGCGTAAGTTGAAACGCGTTGAACGCCTTTCCCAtccaacacaaaatgaacatgtctccatacaaaatgggtCCCGGTTTTGTCAACGGTTCTCTCAACGATCGTCCAGTTAAACCGGGATAATTCATTCGGAGCAAAgccggcaaaaacgaaaaagaggaGAGcccctactaccaattttgaatgaactcaggcctatccccgtggatcggagcgagacgcagcgactgacttatgctccgtcgcattcgcgctgcagGGCCGACAATTTTCGACCCGCCCGCGAGcgtaacttatatgaagagtgAGCAAAACTTGTATGAAGCCTGAGCACGCGTGGATACAAACAAGTGCGAAGGCCTCAAAGAGCGCAATTCGCTCCATACAATTACACGCTCTCCACCGTACGGCAGTGCAGAGAGTGTACGCGAAGACCCCGCGAGAGCCTTAAATGGCCTGCTCTTGGTTGAGGCCTACGCTAGCGATCGCTAACGATGCATGCAAACGCATGTAGCTAGATATATATTGTACATTTAGCGCGCCATTCTCAAGCAAGAGCGCCGGTCTAGTGGTTAGCGTACACAGACCGGAGTTGGAGAggttgggttcgaatcccgctGTGTGCTCGAGGCATGAGAGTGTTGTAGAAGGCAGAAGAGAGAAGGGGGCCCATCAGGGCTCtcctctttttcgtttttgccggcTTTGCTCCGAATGAATTATCCCGGTTTAACTGGACGATCGTTGAGAGAACCGTTGACAAAACCGGGacccattttgtatggagaaatgttcattttgtgttggaTGGGGCCCTGATGGGCCCCCTTCTCTCTTCTGCCTTCTACAACACTCTCATGCCTCGAGCACACagcgggattcgaacccaaccTCTCCAACTCCGGTCTGTGTACGCTAACCACTAGACCGGCGCTCTTGCTTGAGAATGGCGCGCTAAATGTACAATATATATCTAGCTACATGCGTTTGCATGCATCGTTAGCGATCGCTAGCGTAGGCCTCAACCAAGAGCAGGCCATTTAAGGCTCTCGCGGGGTCTTCGCGTACACTCTCTGCACTGCCGTACGGTGGAGAGCGTGTAATTGTATGGAGCGAATTGCGCTCTTTGAGGCCTTCGCACTTGTTTGTATCCACGCGTGCTCAGGCTTCATACAAGTTTTGCTcactcttcatataagttacgCTCGCGGGCGGGTCGAAAATTGTCGGCCctgcagcgcgaatgcgacggagcataagtcagtcgctgcgtctcgctccgatccacggggataggcctgagttcattcaaaattggtagtagggtTGTAAACTCCGTGTTGAGTGACTAGCATAAGAAAATTATCAAGCACAAAGAATACGTCACTCACGGTTACCTTAGAAAGAGAAGGATAGtttaaagaaataatttaGGGTAAAAAATTTACGAACTCGCCTAACTCCGTACAAAAAGAGCGTTTCACGGAGAAGAGGCACACAACGTAGGAAACCTTCGACCAGTGAACATCGCGATccagagaaagaagaaaaataaacaccagtTCTTTTCAGAACTTCCAACACGGAATTATTTTGTCTTCTTTGCCATTCAGCGCCGTAGCTCTGCGCATCCGCTTCACTGCGATTGACGATCACCCAACATTTCGGTGCCAAGCAACCAGGATTACGGGTCTAGTTCCAACCAAGCGAACTGTCTACGTGTCTCCCAAAATGTTACAAGCGAAGCAGGCTAAGCTTCAGTCGTCGATTGTAGGAATGCAACGAGTGCAGCTATTCGTCGATTCGTACACTGCGGACCAAAGCAACCAAGCCGAGCATCGCCTTCAAAGGTTTGAAGCATTCTTTGAGTCATACACTCAATGCTTCGATGACATCCTCGAGCTAGGGGTTTCACCCGAAAACATCGCATCGCTCGAGAACAACAGGACGCGAGTAGAGGAGCTCTACTGCGTCACCAAAGGAAGGCTCATGGACATACTGAGCGAATCTACGAAGGTAACGGTGAAACAGGAGGCAGCTACCACATCATCGCTTGCCGCGGTAAAGCTGGCAACCATTTCTCTGCCGAGCTTCAACGGAGATTATGACACCTGGCTCACGTTCCACGACACGTTCGAGTCCCTGGTGCATAGGTCGAAGGAACTATCGGCTCTAGCTCTACTGCGTCTCCAAAGGAAGGCTCATGGACATACTGAGCGAATCTACGAATGTAACGGTGAAACAGGAGGCAGCTACCACATCATCGCTTGCCGCGGTAAAGCTGCCAACCATTTCTCTGCCGAGCTTCAACGGAGATTATGACACCTGGCTCACGTTCCACGACACGTTCGAGTCCCTGGTGCATAAGTCCAGAAGATCCACTACCTTCGCGCCCCGCTGGAAGGAGAAGCCGCTAGCCAAATCCAGGTGCTAAGCATCACGTCGGAGAACTACGACATCGCCTGGACGACACTGGTTGAGGACTCCAACAAAGTTCTTCTAAGGAAAAAACAAGTGCGCTCCGTTTTGGGCTTACCAAAAATTACAAAAGGAAGCGTTCAAGCCCTACGCAACATCGTCGACAAGTTTGTGCTACACCTGCAAGTGTTACAACAGCTCGGTGAACCGATTGACCCGAACAGCACAATCATCGTAGGCCTGCTAGCAGACAAACTCGACGATGCTACAGTAACTGCTTGGGAAGAATCGCTCGAGCCCAAACAGCAGCCTACTTACGCTCAGATGGTTTAATTTCTTCGGAGGAAAATACAAACCATGGAGAGCATCGAGGTAAACCGTTCGACATCTTCGGCAAACGTCGAACGAAGGAAGCAGACATCACGCTCTCACATGAACGTCGCAGCTTCAGCCgcagtgcagcagcagcagcaccagaacGAAGCAGTGTGTAGTATGTGTCGACAAAACCATTCCGTAAATCAGTGCACAGACTTTACAACCGCTAACCTTCAGCAGCGAATTCAAATAGTGCGTGATAAAAAACTGTGTGCAAACTGTTTACGTGAAAACCATACGGCGGCTCAATGCACCAGCAAGTTTGTGTGTCGCCAGTGCTCCGGACGTCATCACACGTCAATACATCCGGGATTGTTTCAACCACAGCAGCAGCCATCGAAGAGCTCAGCTCCGTCGTCCAGCATGTtggcagcatcaacaacacatCCATCTGTGGAAGGTACGAATTTCGATCGTGCGATTCTCACAACTGTGCTATTGGTAGTTGTAGATGCCAACGGCGGTGAGCACCTAGCGCGTGCTCTTTTGGACCTGGATCGCAACCCATCGCAATGAGTGAAAAGCTGTGCCAGCATATTCGTTTGCGCCGGAAAGTGGTTGATTTAGAGATAACTGGAGTAGATAACACAACCACCTCCGCAAAGCACATGGTGTCAGCAGAAATCCGATCCAGGATCGGAGAGTTCAACAAAACTGTGGATTTCATCGTTCTCCGGAAGGTGACCCACGACATTCCCGCTACACCATTCGGGACTACAGACTGGAACATACCAGCAGAGCAGACCTCGCTGATCCGCACTTCGACACCGTGGGACGGATCGACATGATCATCGGGGTGGCAAACTTCTACACCTTCCTGAAGGAAGGACGGATTCGTCTGCACGAGAAAGGACCATTGTTCGTAGAAACCGTCTTCGGTTGGGTAGTTACCGGAAGCCCACTGCCACCGGAGCAAAAGATGGCAATGAGATGGCATTTTAACATCATCACTCCAAGCCTCGAAGACCAGATCGAACGATTCTGGAAAGCTGAAGAAATCGATACAACGCAGACAGCAGATGAAAGGTACTGCGAAGAATTCTTCAAGAGTACGGTTTCGCGAGACGCAACGGGCCGATACATCGTGAAGCTACcgaagcatcaacaacacGACAAGCTAATCGGTGCTTCAAAGGCAACCGCCCTACGACGATTCGGAGCCCTCGAGCGGAAATTGGGCAAAAACGACGAGCTTCGCCATCAATATCACGACTTCATGGCAGAGTACATTGCGTTGCATCACATGACACCTGTGGAAGACGACGCAGCAGATGGTCCCGCAGCGTGTTATCTACCGCATCATCCCGTCTTCAAGgacaccagcaccaccaaagTAAGAGTCGTGTTTGACGGTTCCGCAGCAACATCAACAGGACGCTCTCTGAACGACGCCTTGATGGTGGGACCAGTCGTACAAGATGACGCGTAACCGTGCAGTCTTCATCAATCTATCTTTTGATTTCGGTTGTCATTGCTTCTGTTAATTTACATTCTTTGAATCCGCCACGCTTAGCAGCTTCCACCACACCCGTCTTCCAGTATTTTGCAATCACATCATGCACCGTTGTAATTTTCATTCCCATCATCTCGAAGATCGATTAAATTGTGCACTTGCTTTCATAAGCCTGTACGATTCTTTCACGGTCCTCGTTTTTCAAAGTGCGCCGTGTCAGCTTTGCGACTGCTGGAACGGCGACACTGTCCGTTGAAGTAGAATCTTCACTGGACCTTTCTGAACTAAGAAGAGATTATATTAATATTAGAACAACGATATTCGAATGTTGCATCTCACCACTATGGACTGCTTTAAGATGCTGAGATCGAAACAAGTGTATTCGTCCAAACGTGAAGCCTAGAATGAAAGAACTGAATGTTACCATTTTCCCGTTTCTATTTCGTGGCGAGGCTTTCAGTTTATAAATTCTGCAAACAAATGTTCTTCACATCCGGAGTTATCATCAATGTATACTTACTATCGAAAGCAGAAACTGAAGAATATTAACAACtgagcaaataaaacaaatatccaTTGACAAaatacgagggctgacaataaagttaggtctccaacgctgcaacttcgccggatcacgcgctaggcgaaatctggcaacaccgccgtgttccttggttcccccactaccactttgctgctgggtgaggcTTCCCCGACCGCTCAGTCTTGGCTGAGCAGCCGTCAACGATGGAGGTACCCCTTGCGTCAGCGTCCAAGTGCGAATTGCGTTCtgtaatacgttttttgagtgcgaaaaaggtgacacctattgaaatccatcgtcaactagttgaagtttacggggaaaagtgtatggacataacaaacgtgcgtaagtggagCCGCGAGTTCAATTCCGGGCGCACTAATGTTCACGACGAGGAGAGAAGTGGCCGACCGTTGGTctcggatgcgattgttcaagCAGTGGAGGCAGAAATGCTCAAAAACCGCCGTGCGACAATTAGGGACTTGGAAGAGAAGCTTGGAGGAGTGTGTAGCAGCGAAACCTTGTGAACATATCCTATGTGTGTCATATCCTTGTGAACAACTTGCAGTATCACAAAGTTTCTGCCCGATGGGTGCCGGAACAGAAATTAGGTTCAGAAAGAGGTCAACACCTGGCTGCGCGAGGCGGACGGAGAGTGGTATTCTGCCGGCATAGACAAGTTCATCGTGCGGATGcgcaaggtgttggaaaaaatggcgattatgtagaaaagtagccaagaccttggcctttccaacggtgtatcgctttttgtaaataaatgtcattttctatgaaaaaaaaaaaattggagaccttactttattgtcagcacTCGTATACAGATCACGAAGTCACTTCGTATATGGTAGCATCTAGAATCCTCTTGACTAAAATTAAGGAATTGGTCAAGTTACACATGTCAAAACCGCAACACGTACATTTCTGTATactacactgcgtcccaaaatgatagcctcacccagttttttcgctcatatgctattttaaattatcgcaacgtaaaataaacgacagaaacatatttcttaatctaaaagaaatgtgtttcacttctaatttatcagaaaaaaaattaattataacgttttggtcaaaaattttaaaaatgaagtgtcccataatgatagccttacttaaaaaatcatttaaattaacaaagcaATCCAGTTCCTAGCTACGTTATCAGTTGctaaaagtaatttttaagttctcttactttaatttgtaatttaatttgaacattggaagcagaaaacaactctacgaacgagaaaaaagttaATTTGATGCTTATCGCTGTAATGGCAAGTCAAATCATGAGATTGGTGCGCTAATAAATAGATCCACAAACGTCattaacgattatgtaaaagattccagttaatatgggcttcagaagtctcctggtcgtcttcaaaatctttcctcgcgtgataatcggaggattttttaagttgctttcaatgcaaccaaaggttgccgtaggacaaaaaacgatttctggttgaatgtgcacaaaaatgctgtgttgcgagctttgagttcatgttctgatattgtaagagagtccatgaagaaagtttctgccctcaaacttcaccaaaaagtcgctagattggagtttgctacagaacatatgacatggaagaatgTGTGGAGAAACGTAAACTGTCCGTTTGCAGTCTTGTtcagattttaaattattaatttatgttaggtggattatattgatgaaaaaaagttcACTATTAATGGACCGGATGGTTACATCCATTACTGGCAAGATTTGAGACGTTAGCACGATTTTTCTACCgtcgcaattttgaaggtgaatcAGTCATGATTTGGGCTGCGTTCAGCGGTCTTAGTAGAAGTGAATTGGCCATTATACCAACACGTATGAacagcgatatgtttatcgacatcctggtcaatcatttaaagccttatctggaaaatcacaacacaTTTTTGAGCAAGAAAATGCTGCCGTGCACGCAAGTAAGACAACAAGAACTCACCATGCACGATCTAGTATCGAAACAATGTCTTAGCCAGCCGTTTCCCCAGACCTTAATCCATTAGAgaatgtttgtggaaggctagttcaagagatttatgaagatgggagacatTACGAGACCCTAAAGGACCTTAAACTTGCTATCCGAAATGCTTGGCGTTCCTTATCAGTAAatacgttagaaaaattatcggaGAGCATGCCATCACGAATTTTCCAAGCAATAAATCGTAATGGGGGGCCCACTGATTATTAAATCATGATTTTTGAAtccatttatgctatttttgttgataatttaatcaaaatcctaagtgaggctatcattttgggacaccactGATTTTAGTTTCTTGGTACTAAAGCGATTGTTCTctcgttttcttcaacaatatttatgcaaattagTCGTTTTatacttacaaatatttgtgaattttttggaaaaatttatatgctcggtattcgccctgcacagaaaaaactaggtgaggctatcattttgggacgcagtgtagtACGGTGCATTATTAATTTGACAAAGTTACACAAGAAGCACAAGAAAATGACTACGTTTGATTTCAAAATGATCAACGCGTACAACCGTTGTTCGATGGAAAGCCAGAAAATATACACCCCGCTGACAGAGTCTCTGACGCTCTCTCGATTTCGTCACGTCATCCCTTTCcaacattcgaaaaaaaaaatttctttcTGCCTTTTCTGGGTGTTAGTTTTTGGACGATCGAAATTTCAAAGCCGTCGCAAAAAATTTCTCTCCTTTCCACAAGGTATACTCTCACCTCGTATGGACTTAGCGCGTGTCGGTGACAGCTGCCAAAAAACACATTGTTTGATTCCGATTTGGTTAGTAAACAGCACTTAGAATTTAGTCCAACATTTTATATTAATTATATGTGTATAATTGCTTAAAATGGGTTGAAATGTGTATTTTTGTGTTGCTGAAAGTGCTTTTGTGAAGTGAAGTgagaaaaatgttacaaattgTGTTAtttgtgttgtattttttaGAAGCTTACAGCGAAAATATAAAAGACAGTTTAGTTGAAAATGGCATCAAAGAAGTTGCGGCGCGACGAAAACTTTTGCCGGCAGAGACAGCGAATTATGGAGGAGCTGGACCGACAAGCAGATATGGCGTTGGAGCAGCTTGGAGACTTGGCTGAACCATCCGGGGTGGCGTGGCCAAATCTTGACCACGGTAATGCTGATAGATAAGTATAAGTGGTGGTTTGATaaagatggttttattttgtcgtACCTTTTTCCAAATATATGAGCAACATGTTTTAAatcctctttttttatttaagactATTCAACGGAGGTGGAtgtaaataatgtaaaaagtgGTGATGGGTCTACTAACGCGGACGTagaatttgatttttaaattttttttttgagaactTGAATGATgaagttgatgatgatgacgattaTGATGAAAACATCACAGCAAGTCATGTAACTACTTTCTATAGTTACATGGATAAGCTGAGTTTGAAGGACTGTGTCAGATACATTGCAGTATTGGGAAAACTGTCTCGGCCCATTGTGAACATGATTTTGGTAGCCTTGATAAGTAAATTCAACTTAGATTTACCTCGAGACAAGCGGACTTTAGTCAAAACACCCACATAGTTCAAGAAGTTTTATTTGCATTGTGCAACAACATAGTGTACAGTTCTCATAGCTCATAAATACAATAATATAATTCAACCTAATATTTCAAACTTAATAATAACTATTTTGCAAactaaattattatttcaaaccTTACCAAACCAAACCTTTCAAATACTAACTAAACCTAAATTATGAGCTAAACCTAAACTAAACCTAAACTAATTCTATTAATTATGAAATtaataactaaacaaatacaaaCTTAACTAAACAAATTAACTAGAGTTAACCCTAGTATGCTTTTTACGGCATACACTTTTGATGACTCCTTTTGCATTCAGGTGGCTTGaggcatttttcaatttttgtttgaaaaactcTTCTACCTCACTCATTtcgattctttcattttcagtTGCCACAACTCTAAATAGTCGATGCACATTTCTGTAGTCCTTAAACCTAATCTTCTCCTTGTTCTTTCCTATCCCTGTCCAACTGCATTCCACTAAGAAATATTCACTAAATAATATATACAAAGCTTCATGCATCCTCTGACGCGCTCCTTTCCCACCTATCTCACTAGAAAGCCATCCGTCTAATTCCTTGAATTTTTCATCCTCTCCTAATGCGGCATCAAGTGCAGCTAATTCTGCCTTCATCAAAATTTTTGTTGCAGCGAACGTAGTCCGTACCGCATACGAAGGACGACATGCAGGTGTGCTGGTGGACGGCAGAATCTTGTCGGTTATTATATCAAGCTGGGCCTTTACCGAAACAACCGCTTGGGTCAACTTGTTGATAAAGTTGGCGGTGCCCAAATTCTGACATCCGCCGGCACACCCGAATGTCTTCGCTCGTAGATGGTTGGCCATGTTGGCTTCCTGCTATGTTGGATCCTTCGTGCTCCATCTATAAAAGGGAAGTTGAATTTAGATTTTAATTGAGTTGCTCGAACATAacgtcttttttttcgtttacttcTCACAGGTTTCGCTTTGCATACTTTTCTGGATCAGTGGATTCTACAACTATCACTACCGCGGGTGTTTATGGGTCGTGCTTTTATTATATTGAAAATTGTCAATATTATTGTTTGTGTACATATTGATAATTGACAGCTAGTTTAATAAATTGTCATCCACGCGATGTTGTggtaaacatatttcattgcACGTGTTTTtattggaaggaaaagaaatgagggtgggagggagaaaaaatttaaacacatACATGCATAAGCATGCTCACGGATGAGCGAGCGAGGCGCGAGAGAGGAAGCGTGTGACGTCACAGCGTGCATTCTCTTCTGGCTTACAAATTGACTGTGTGGAAGCTAGGTACAAGCCGACTtaaagccgttttttttttatatggacttCTGTCAGCGGGGCAAGGATCTAGCCAAGGATAATGAGCCAATGTTGGTCAAGGTGCTAGAAACAAAGCTGACAGG from Anopheles ziemanni chromosome X unlocalized genomic scaffold, idAnoZiCoDA_A2_x.2 X_unloc_1, whole genome shotgun sequence includes:
- the LOC131291485 gene encoding uncharacterized protein LOC131291485, with the translated sequence MESIEVNRSTSSANVERRKQTSRSHMNVAASAAVQQQQHQNEAVCTAAIEELSSVVQHVGSINNTSICGRLEHTSRADLADPHFDTVGRIDMIIGVANFYTFLKEGRIRLHEKGPLFVETVFGWVVTGSPLPPEQKMAMRWHFNIITPSLEDQIERFWKAEEIDTTQTADERYCEEFFKSTVSRDATGRYIVKLPKHQQHDKLIGASKATALRRFGALERKLGKNDELRHQYHDFMAEYIALHHMTPVEDDAADGPAACYLPHHPVFKDTSTTKRGKDLAKDNEPMLVKVLETKLTGKAAQAMPEDIMKIDDFIAEIKKRFEEKTDPLKEGEQMKPPSGNDAYMGTKMRQAPNGNTDHVLGQQPQSQQDCQFMQ